A genomic window from Anthocerotibacter panamensis C109 includes:
- the priA gene encoding primosomal protein N' — protein MLFVQVLVDCPVDERLFTYTWEGSIQPGDGVSVPFGSRMVGGIVVTLSDQPPEPERPLKSIESVLHRGFLPPAYWHLLEKIAHHYCTPLLYVVQTALPTGLLNRNQRRIARLEGDPSKLTPPALQLWQHLGTYQQNEVSWRALRKQFLRPEPWLKELESWGLARSYLYSPPVLRPKRQTMVSLVLATAATATKRQQAVLATLQHLGGEAPLSQFLETAKTTRPTVQKLVEQGWITLWDQEILRRGDSDLPYPKDQPKTLTPAQTLALSQIQTLTAGQTLLLWGVTGSGKTEIYLQAIAPLLAQGKSALVLVPEIGLTPQLTERFQQRFPGKIWVYHSALSLGERYDCWRQMLAGEAQVVIGTRSAIFAPLPHLGLMILDEEHDGAYKQDRPAPSYHARTVAQWRSVLEGCPLVLGSATPALESYHAAQTGRYQLSHLPERAGVHRGLPEVTVVDMREELHQGVYAPLSRRLQQEVQAMAERGEQGILFLNRRGYHTFILCRSCGEVLTCPHCTVSLTYHETDHILRCHHCRYSRPEPEQKCPACSSVHFRYFGTGTQKIESAVRKLFPALRVLRFDRDTTQRKGSHRQILERFSRGEAELLIGTQMLTKGLDLPQVTLIGILAADSLLNMPDFRCTERAFQLLTQVAGRSGRGSEPGRVVLQTYSPEHPVVLAAARQDYLQFTLPELADRAELGFPPFGNLVSLGWQGTTEAQVIQCAQEAAQELSQGAGEVLGPAPALIPRLRRQYRWQVLWKLPPTIPPQPLLSHFLDKVTWPKGVTCQIDVDPLQLW, from the coding sequence GTGCTTTTTGTTCAGGTGCTGGTGGACTGCCCGGTGGATGAGCGCCTCTTCACCTATACCTGGGAGGGGTCCATTCAGCCGGGAGATGGGGTTTCGGTCCCGTTTGGCTCCCGCATGGTCGGGGGAATTGTCGTCACCCTGAGTGACCAGCCCCCTGAGCCCGAACGCCCCCTCAAAAGTATTGAGAGTGTCTTGCACCGGGGCTTCCTCCCCCCTGCCTACTGGCATTTACTAGAGAAAATCGCCCATCACTACTGCACCCCCCTGCTGTACGTCGTCCAAACCGCTCTGCCCACAGGACTTTTGAACCGTAACCAGCGCCGAATTGCCCGACTGGAAGGAGACCCCAGCAAACTCACGCCTCCCGCCCTACAACTCTGGCAACACCTCGGCACCTATCAGCAAAACGAGGTGAGCTGGCGGGCATTACGCAAACAGTTCCTCCGCCCGGAGCCCTGGCTCAAAGAACTAGAGTCGTGGGGACTTGCACGCAGCTATCTCTATAGCCCCCCGGTCTTACGCCCCAAGCGCCAAACCATGGTCTCCCTCGTCCTCGCCACCGCCGCTACTGCGACCAAACGCCAGCAAGCCGTCCTCGCTACCTTGCAACATCTGGGCGGTGAAGCCCCCCTCAGCCAATTCCTGGAAACCGCCAAAACCACCCGCCCCACCGTCCAGAAGCTGGTCGAACAAGGCTGGATTACCCTCTGGGACCAAGAGATTCTGCGCCGAGGAGACAGTGACCTGCCCTATCCCAAGGACCAACCCAAGACCCTGACGCCCGCTCAGACACTAGCCTTGAGCCAGATCCAAACGCTTACAGCCGGACAAACCCTCCTACTGTGGGGCGTCACCGGCTCCGGCAAAACCGAAATTTACCTCCAAGCCATCGCCCCCTTGCTCGCCCAAGGCAAATCCGCTTTGGTGCTCGTCCCGGAGATTGGGCTCACCCCCCAGTTGACCGAGCGCTTCCAGCAGCGTTTTCCAGGGAAGATCTGGGTCTATCACTCAGCGCTTTCACTGGGCGAGCGCTACGACTGCTGGCGGCAGATGCTGGCGGGCGAAGCCCAAGTGGTAATTGGCACGCGTTCTGCCATCTTCGCGCCCCTGCCCCATCTGGGTCTGATGATCCTCGATGAGGAACACGACGGAGCGTACAAGCAAGACCGTCCCGCCCCTTCCTATCACGCGCGTACTGTAGCGCAGTGGCGCAGTGTCCTTGAGGGTTGCCCGTTGGTACTTGGTTCTGCTACGCCTGCCCTGGAGAGCTACCACGCTGCTCAGACCGGGCGCTATCAGCTCAGCCATCTGCCGGAACGGGCCGGAGTCCACCGGGGGCTACCCGAAGTCACCGTAGTGGATATGCGGGAGGAACTGCATCAGGGCGTCTACGCTCCTCTCTCCCGGAGGCTCCAGCAAGAAGTCCAGGCCATGGCCGAGCGTGGGGAGCAAGGCATCCTCTTTCTCAATCGGCGCGGCTACCACACGTTCATCCTCTGTCGCAGTTGCGGAGAGGTCCTCACGTGCCCCCACTGCACGGTCTCGCTGACCTACCATGAGACCGACCACATCCTGCGCTGTCACCACTGCCGCTACAGCCGCCCCGAACCCGAACAAAAATGCCCCGCCTGTAGCTCTGTGCACTTTCGTTACTTTGGGACAGGGACTCAGAAGATCGAGTCGGCAGTGCGAAAACTTTTCCCGGCCCTCAGAGTGCTGCGCTTTGACCGGGACACCACCCAGCGCAAAGGTTCCCACCGCCAGATCCTGGAGCGCTTTAGCCGGGGGGAGGCAGAACTCCTGATTGGTACCCAAATGCTCACCAAGGGCTTGGACTTACCGCAGGTGACGTTGATTGGCATCCTCGCCGCTGACAGCCTCCTCAATATGCCCGACTTTCGCTGCACCGAGCGGGCCTTCCAGCTCTTGACCCAGGTGGCGGGCCGCAGTGGACGCGGCAGTGAACCGGGACGGGTCGTTTTGCAGACCTATAGCCCCGAGCATCCCGTGGTCCTGGCTGCGGCCCGCCAGGACTATCTCCAGTTCACCCTACCGGAACTGGCTGACCGGGCCGAATTGGGGTTTCCGCCCTTTGGGAATCTGGTGAGCTTGGGCTGGCAAGGCACTACCGAAGCGCAGGTCATTCAATGCGCTCAGGAAGCTGCCCAAGAGCTAAGCCAAGGAGCAGGAGAAGTACTCGGCCCTGCCCCAGCTTTGATCCCTCGCCTCAGACGCCAATACCGTTGGCAAGTTCTTTGGAAACTCCCACCCACGATCCCGCCCCAACCCCTGTTAAGTCACTTCCTCGATAAAGTCACATGGCCGAAGGGTGTGACCTGCCAGATCGACGTGGACCCGCTGCAATTATGGTGA
- a CDS encoding aconitate hydratase, which produces MGQSLTHKILSNHLVNGELKVGTEIGIRIDQTLTQDATGTMACLQFEALAIPRVRTEVSVSYIDHNMLQTGFENADDHRYLQSMASRYGIVFSRPGNGICHQVHRERFAQPGKTLLGSDSHTPTAGGLGMLAIGAGGLDVAVAMAGEPYFLPMPKVLGVYLSGTLQPWCTGKDVILEVLRQLTVKGGVGKIIEYYGPGVKTLSASHRFTITNMGAELGATTSVFPSDERVLAFLEAQGRKEAWMPLEADPDASFDETLTVDLDQLEPMIARPSSPDNVVTVRSVAGTAVAQVCIGSCTNSSYEDLATAALMLRGKTVHPEVSLTLTPGSKQVFEMIVRDGFFSDLTAAGARILESACGPCIGMGQAPPTGAVSVRSFNRNFKGRSGTAEDQVYLASPEVCVACALTGRITDPRDLGIDLITVDTPQAFLVHDNMLVPPPADPAQVEVKRGPNIKPVPLAEPLHAQIHAQLVLKLGDNISTDHILPAGAKVLPLRSNIPAISEFVFMRVDPTFPERCRAAGSAIVVGGSNYGQGSSREHAALAPMYLGLKAVIVKSFARIHRANLINFGILPAVFEDEADYDCLEQGDDLELVDTHTGITTGRITVRNRTRGTSFDVTVHLTPREQELLLAGGLLSYIKHKQNLTAAVS; this is translated from the coding sequence ATGGGTCAAAGTCTAACCCACAAAATTTTGTCCAATCATCTGGTCAACGGGGAGTTAAAAGTCGGGACCGAGATCGGCATCCGTATTGACCAGACCCTTACGCAAGATGCAACGGGCACGATGGCCTGTCTGCAATTTGAAGCTCTTGCCATCCCCCGCGTCCGAACGGAGGTTTCGGTCTCCTATATTGACCACAACATGCTCCAGACTGGCTTCGAAAATGCCGATGACCACCGCTATCTCCAGTCGATGGCGTCTCGCTACGGTATTGTCTTCTCCCGTCCCGGTAATGGTATCTGCCACCAAGTCCACCGCGAGCGCTTCGCCCAACCGGGTAAGACGCTCTTGGGCTCCGACTCGCACACGCCCACAGCGGGGGGCCTGGGGATGCTCGCCATCGGCGCAGGGGGTCTGGATGTAGCCGTGGCTATGGCTGGAGAGCCCTACTTTTTACCGATGCCCAAAGTCCTGGGGGTCTACCTGAGCGGAACGCTCCAGCCCTGGTGTACCGGCAAAGACGTGATCCTCGAAGTGTTGCGCCAGCTCACGGTCAAAGGTGGGGTCGGTAAGATCATCGAATACTATGGGCCGGGGGTGAAGACCCTCAGCGCCTCCCACCGCTTCACGATCACCAATATGGGAGCGGAACTAGGGGCGACGACAAGTGTGTTTCCTTCGGACGAGCGAGTTTTGGCTTTTCTAGAGGCGCAGGGGCGCAAGGAAGCCTGGATGCCGCTGGAGGCGGACCCGGATGCCAGCTTTGACGAAACCTTGACGGTTGACCTGGACCAGCTCGAACCCATGATCGCCCGCCCCTCCAGCCCGGACAACGTAGTGACTGTGCGCTCGGTGGCGGGGACTGCGGTGGCTCAAGTCTGTATCGGCTCCTGCACCAACTCTAGCTACGAAGACTTGGCGACTGCCGCTTTGATGCTCAGAGGCAAGACCGTCCACCCAGAGGTCTCTTTGACCCTGACCCCCGGTTCAAAGCAGGTTTTTGAGATGATCGTCCGCGACGGTTTCTTCTCGGACCTCACCGCTGCCGGAGCGCGGATTCTGGAATCCGCCTGCGGTCCTTGTATCGGTATGGGGCAGGCCCCGCCCACGGGAGCCGTCTCGGTGCGCTCCTTCAACCGCAACTTCAAGGGCCGCTCGGGTACGGCAGAAGACCAAGTTTATCTGGCGAGTCCTGAGGTCTGTGTCGCCTGTGCCTTAACCGGGCGGATCACAGACCCGCGAGACCTAGGGATTGACCTCATCACGGTAGACACGCCGCAGGCGTTCCTGGTCCACGACAACATGCTTGTACCTCCACCCGCCGATCCTGCCCAAGTCGAGGTCAAGCGCGGCCCCAACATCAAGCCTGTCCCCCTCGCTGAACCGCTCCATGCTCAGATCCATGCCCAACTGGTCCTCAAGCTGGGGGATAACATCAGCACCGACCATATTCTCCCGGCGGGAGCCAAAGTCTTGCCCCTGCGCTCCAACATCCCGGCTATCTCCGAATTTGTCTTCATGCGCGTGGACCCAACCTTCCCGGAGCGCTGCCGCGCAGCAGGGAGCGCCATCGTCGTCGGGGGCAGTAACTACGGTCAGGGCTCTTCCAGGGAGCATGCGGCACTAGCACCGATGTATCTGGGTCTCAAGGCGGTGATCGTCAAGAGTTTCGCGCGCATCCACCGCGCCAATTTGATCAACTTTGGGATTCTGCCTGCGGTCTTTGAGGATGAGGCTGACTATGATTGTCTGGAACAGGGCGATGATCTAGAACTGGTGGACACCCACACCGGCATCACCACCGGGCGCATCACAGTCCGCAACCGCACTCGCGGGACCAGCTTTGACGTTACCGTTCATCTGACGCCCCGCGAGCAAGAACTCCTGCTTGCCGGGGGGCTACTGAGCTATATCAAGCACAAACAAAATCTGACCGCTGCCGTGTCCTAG
- a CDS encoding phycobilisome rod-core linker polypeptide — translation MGLPLLDTKYSSKPHRVASIPAVNAEDKPWVLDRYDLRDEQGLQSFIFAAYRQIFSEHLILESNRQTELESQLRNGKLLVKDFVRGLGKSEVFRRLVLEPNTNYRFVEICLKRFLGREPYNKQELIKWSIIIAEKGYHAFIDAVVDGAEYAEAFGEDTLPYQRRPLSQPFNLTTPRLADIFQDDQRSPWERYAGPKFFVGWKDTVEGYTVFGPPKPGDSKAFLDIALSIASQNVSPTRVSVWDIKIPDMTKR, via the coding sequence ATGGGTCTGCCCCTGCTTGATACCAAATATTCCTCCAAACCTCACCGGGTAGCTTCCATACCCGCTGTCAACGCCGAAGACAAACCCTGGGTCCTAGACCGCTATGACCTCAGGGATGAGCAGGGGCTACAGTCCTTCATCTTCGCTGCCTACCGCCAGATCTTCAGCGAACACCTGATTCTGGAGAGCAACCGCCAGACGGAGTTGGAATCCCAGTTGCGTAACGGGAAGCTTCTGGTCAAAGACTTTGTGCGTGGGCTCGGCAAGTCCGAAGTCTTCCGCCGTCTGGTCCTGGAACCTAACACCAACTACCGTTTTGTCGAAATCTGCCTCAAGCGCTTCCTTGGGCGGGAGCCTTACAACAAGCAAGAGCTGATCAAATGGTCCATTATCATTGCTGAGAAGGGCTATCACGCCTTCATCGACGCCGTGGTGGATGGAGCGGAGTACGCCGAAGCTTTTGGGGAGGATACGCTACCCTACCAGCGCCGCCCGCTCAGCCAACCCTTCAACCTAACCACGCCGCGCCTCGCCGATATCTTTCAGGACGACCAGCGCAGTCCTTGGGAACGCTATGCCGGTCCCAAGTTCTTCGTCGGTTGGAAGGATACAGTGGAGGGATACACGGTGTTTGGCCCACCCAAACCGGGGGATTCCAAAGCCTTCCTCGATATTGCGCTCTCCATCGCCTCCCAGAATGTCTCGCCCACCCGAGTCTCGGTCTGGGATATCAAAATCCCGGACATGACCAAGCGTTAA
- a CDS encoding phycocyanobilin:ferredoxin oxidoreductase has product MSLSLGSTPSIHDQQHPLIQRLAQAIEDTWQAHLDLEPYTLPEDLGYVEGRLEGERLVIENRCYQSRVFRKLHLELARVGSILDILHCVMFPRPEYLLPMFGTDLVGGRGQISAAIVDLSPVIALPQAYRQGMASALAQSTFHQRRELPAWGHIFSEHCLFVRPADVQEEEQFLAVAMAYLDLHCRLAQAAIPVPEQADAILAGQRTYCTQQQQNDKTRRVLEKAFGEPWAERYMTTVLFDLAE; this is encoded by the coding sequence GTGAGCCTATCGCTCGGTTCCACTCCTTCGATCCACGACCAGCAGCATCCACTCATCCAGCGGTTGGCTCAAGCGATTGAGGACACTTGGCAAGCGCACCTGGACCTAGAGCCCTACACGCTGCCTGAAGACCTGGGTTATGTGGAGGGTCGTCTGGAAGGAGAGCGCCTAGTCATTGAGAACCGCTGCTACCAGAGCCGGGTCTTCCGCAAACTGCACCTGGAACTAGCCCGAGTCGGCAGTATCCTCGATATCCTGCACTGCGTGATGTTCCCCCGTCCCGAATATTTGCTACCCATGTTTGGGACGGATCTGGTGGGGGGGCGCGGGCAGATCAGTGCTGCCATCGTGGACCTCTCGCCCGTCATTGCGTTGCCGCAAGCCTACCGCCAAGGTATGGCTTCTGCGCTAGCACAGTCCACGTTTCATCAGCGCCGGGAACTCCCTGCTTGGGGCCATATTTTCTCGGAACACTGCCTCTTTGTTCGTCCGGCGGACGTGCAGGAGGAGGAGCAGTTTCTCGCAGTGGCGATGGCCTATCTCGACCTACATTGCCGTCTGGCTCAAGCTGCGATCCCTGTCCCCGAACAGGCGGACGCTATTTTAGCCGGACAGCGCACCTACTGCACCCAACAGCAGCAGAATGACAAAACCCGGCGGGTTCTAGAAAAAGCCTTCGGAGAACCCTGGGCTGAGCGCTATATGACTACTGTGCTCTTTGACTTAGCTGAGTGA